A single Saccharolobus shibatae B12 DNA region contains:
- a CDS encoding DUF2250 domain-containing protein, with product MSDKEELSAKLRIILRDIRYLTILKHLKIANVDYGKSIMLNTKIPLAEIVEILDDLEKLGLIERVHGATLKNTEAKFKLSSEVHKHHTYYKLTREGDHLLRHLEDRMLIDAYMDIVKNDNLALNILRLADELNADHALTYAKLTHKRLEEITPKIEELAKMGLLEEKNSKIIKFADRKAKPKKETRTHHKYYGLSRIGELVVREMKRRGILPK from the coding sequence ATGAGTGATAAAGAGGAATTAAGCGCTAAACTTAGGATAATATTGAGAGATATAAGATATCTTACTATTCTAAAACACTTGAAAATTGCTAATGTAGACTATGGTAAGTCGATAATGCTAAACACCAAGATTCCATTGGCTGAGATAGTTGAGATATTGGATGACCTTGAAAAATTAGGTTTAATAGAGAGAGTTCACGGTGCAACCCTAAAGAATACTGAAGCCAAATTTAAGCTTAGTTCTGAGGTACACAAGCATCATACGTATTATAAACTCACCAGAGAAGGAGATCATCTATTAAGGCATTTAGAAGATAGAATGTTAATCGATGCCTATATGGATATCGTCAAGAATGATAATCTAGCGTTAAATATTCTTAGACTAGCAGATGAACTTAACGCAGATCATGCCCTAACGTATGCAAAATTGACTCATAAGAGGCTAGAAGAGATTACACCAAAGATTGAGGAGTTAGCTAAGATGGGATTATTAGAAGAAAAGAATTCGAAAATAATTAAATTTGCCGATAGAAAAGCCAAGCCGAAAAAGGAAACAAGGACTCACCATAAATATTACGGTCTGTCAAGGATTGGAGAATTGGTAGTTAGGGAGATGAAAAGAAGGGGGATTTTACCTAAGTAA
- a CDS encoding DUF1641 domain-containing protein, producing MTNGELYALDNLLKDEKLNSLNKILDIINTTDRLGILDVIKGILEDENTIGKIIGSLTSDDVLELLANWDKVIKTTKLFINDDNIYNIQFLINLIDKVRSKGILDPIIGLLEDEESLGKIINALINDFTLSLINHWDEITNDLSRIDLTNFKYYTLLVSATGEALKTENVKPITSIWEIYKLLKDPDIQRGLGVAASVLKHIGKLYVPDKGLAFEAEKNSKT from the coding sequence GTGACTAATGGAGAATTGTATGCTTTAGACAATTTACTGAAAGATGAAAAACTTAACAGTCTTAACAAAATCCTAGACATAATAAACACTACTGATAGACTTGGCATACTTGACGTAATTAAAGGAATATTAGAAGATGAAAACACAATAGGAAAGATAATAGGATCACTTACTAGCGATGACGTTTTAGAATTATTAGCGAATTGGGATAAAGTCATAAAGACCACTAAGTTATTTATTAATGATGACAATATATACAATATACAGTTCTTAATAAATCTTATAGATAAAGTTAGGAGCAAAGGAATTTTAGACCCCATAATTGGACTATTAGAAGATGAAGAAAGCTTAGGAAAGATAATAAATGCTCTAATAAACGATTTCACATTAAGCCTAATCAACCATTGGGATGAGATTACTAATGATCTGTCAAGAATAGATCTAACTAACTTCAAATATTATACTTTATTGGTTTCTGCAACTGGAGAAGCCTTAAAAACCGAAAATGTAAAACCCATAACCAGTATTTGGGAAATTTACAAGTTATTAAAGGATCCGGATATTCAAAGAGGACTGGGAGTAGCTGCATCTGTACTAAAACACATTGGAAAATTGTACGTACCCGACAAGGGATTAGCCTTTGAGGCAGAGAAAAACTCTAAGACTTGA
- a CDS encoding ATPase, translating into MRILVNGLLPLDSGKTTFSLSIIRLFNQVGIRLFPFKPIAGHNAWYSFNTLIRSEELGILVGNDALKYYDETKYDIRRINPFAVLFVPIDLEKVSYNVSLYNMIMEYGFPYLIRLSDCINGIDQYFVNSSADIYVPKSMLKFTRNLALKFNAKSYDKMREIIDASPQLVDNCTIDVFRNYENVIIESYNDSASPTYNSADVDYVFTVSPTKAFLIKGEEFKKALSLFSIPPWNVRVSTLIKYLKIGKSFEIDVGERVAKDEILDILLKS; encoded by the coding sequence ATGAGAATACTAGTAAACGGTCTACTACCACTGGATTCGGGTAAGACAACATTTTCGTTATCCATAATTCGACTATTTAATCAAGTAGGAATCAGATTGTTTCCATTCAAGCCAATTGCTGGGCATAATGCTTGGTATAGCTTTAACACTCTCATAAGGAGTGAAGAGTTAGGAATATTGGTTGGGAATGATGCTTTAAAGTATTATGATGAAACAAAATATGATATTAGGAGAATTAATCCATTTGCTGTTCTTTTCGTTCCTATAGATTTGGAAAAGGTAAGCTACAACGTATCTCTATATAATATGATAATGGAGTATGGATTTCCATATTTAATAAGGTTAAGCGACTGCATTAATGGTATAGATCAGTATTTTGTAAACAGTAGTGCAGATATATATGTGCCGAAATCAATGCTGAAATTTACTAGAAACCTAGCCCTAAAATTTAATGCAAAATCATATGATAAAATGAGAGAGATAATAGACGCTTCTCCACAACTAGTAGACAATTGTACTATAGATGTATTTAGAAACTATGAAAACGTGATAATAGAGTCCTATAATGACTCGGCTTCTCCTACTTATAATTCGGCTGACGTAGATTACGTGTTTACAGTGTCCCCAACAAAAGCGTTTCTCATAAAAGGTGAGGAATTTAAGAAGGCCTTATCGTTATTTTCAATCCCGCCATGGAATGTTAGAGTCTCCACTCTTATAAAGTATCTAAAAATAGGGAAAAGTTTTGAAATAGATGTAGGAGAAAGAGTAGCTAAAGACGAGATTCTAGATATATTACTCAAGTCTTAG
- the ppcA gene encoding phosphoenolpyruvate carboxylase, whose product MRIIPRTMSTQHPDNAKVPEWAKSEVIEGEDEVKEAFLAYSMYGVHEVMWDAEGKDVDTHVVRKLLSNYSDYFREHILGKDLFLTYRLPNPKVEGADRKVFAETMESIPITYDLAEKFYGNGITVPVFEVILPMTTSNLEIISVARYYEKAVANEDELELYDGVKVKDLVGEIYPKVIEVIPLVEDRDSLQNIDNIVEGYYKVIKPKYMRVFLARSDPAMNYGMITAVLSVKIALSELYKLSESLNFEIYPIIGVGSLPFRGHLSPENYEKTLEEYKGVYTYTIQSAFKYDYEYDKVKNAISSINNSRISPAKILEKYEEDVLRKITILYTERYQPIIESLANAINDVSVLLPRRRARKLHIGLFGYSRSAGKVSLPRAISFVGSLYSIGIPPELIGISSLSNLDEKEWDIFKQNYVNFKHDLQTAARFFNWESFELIKDIWKISEDTIAKIKEDIDYAESVIGIKLGGIDYDSRKHILMSSLFLLSFKEKILQESKKYLYEMALIRKSLG is encoded by the coding sequence ATGAGAATCATACCGCGCACTATGTCAACACAACATCCCGATAATGCGAAAGTACCAGAGTGGGCAAAAAGCGAAGTTATCGAAGGAGAAGATGAAGTTAAAGAAGCCTTCCTAGCTTATAGTATGTATGGAGTTCATGAGGTAATGTGGGATGCTGAGGGAAAAGATGTAGATACTCATGTGGTAAGAAAGCTATTGTCAAATTATTCAGATTACTTTAGAGAACATATTTTAGGTAAAGATCTGTTTCTAACTTATAGGTTACCTAACCCAAAGGTGGAAGGTGCTGATAGAAAAGTATTTGCCGAAACCATGGAGAGTATTCCAATAACTTATGATTTGGCAGAGAAATTTTACGGTAATGGGATTACGGTGCCAGTTTTTGAAGTAATTTTACCAATGACAACTAGTAATTTAGAGATAATAAGTGTGGCTAGGTATTACGAAAAAGCAGTTGCAAATGAAGATGAACTAGAACTTTACGATGGTGTAAAAGTAAAGGATTTAGTTGGAGAAATATATCCTAAAGTAATAGAAGTTATACCACTAGTCGAAGATAGGGACTCTCTTCAAAATATTGACAATATAGTGGAGGGGTATTATAAGGTAATTAAACCTAAGTATATGAGAGTCTTTTTAGCCAGGTCGGATCCAGCAATGAATTATGGAATGATAACAGCAGTTCTATCAGTAAAGATTGCCTTAAGCGAATTATACAAACTTTCAGAATCGTTAAACTTTGAAATATATCCAATAATTGGTGTTGGTTCGCTTCCATTTAGAGGTCATTTATCTCCTGAAAACTATGAAAAAACATTGGAAGAGTATAAGGGAGTTTATACATATACGATTCAATCAGCGTTTAAGTATGACTATGAGTATGACAAAGTAAAAAATGCTATTTCTTCAATAAATAACTCAAGGATTAGCCCAGCTAAAATATTGGAAAAATACGAGGAGGATGTTCTAAGAAAGATAACGATCTTATATACTGAACGTTACCAGCCAATTATAGAAAGTCTTGCAAACGCTATAAATGACGTCTCCGTGCTACTTCCTAGAAGAAGAGCCAGAAAACTTCATATTGGCCTTTTTGGATATTCTAGAAGCGCAGGCAAGGTTAGCTTACCTAGGGCAATTTCTTTCGTGGGTTCACTATATTCAATAGGAATACCACCAGAACTAATAGGAATTTCGTCTTTAAGCAATTTAGATGAGAAAGAATGGGATATATTCAAACAGAATTACGTTAATTTTAAACATGATCTACAAACTGCTGCTAGATTCTTTAATTGGGAGTCGTTCGAATTAATTAAGGATATATGGAAAATTAGTGAGGATACTATAGCAAAGATCAAGGAAGATATCGATTACGCTGAGAGCGTGATAGGCATAAAATTAGGCGGCATAGATTACGATAGTAGAAAACACATCCTAATGTCTTCGCTATTTTTACTATCATTTAAAGAGAAAATCCTTCAAGAATCTAAGAAGTATTTATATGAGATGGCATTAATTAGAAAATCCTTGGGATGA
- a CDS encoding peroxiredoxin, producing the protein MNVGEEAPDFEAESTLGKIKLSDFRGKKVILYFYPKSFTSGCTRELQRFTELYDEFKKLNAEVIGVSVDKIDTQKKFAEKYGAKFPIVADDQKTISKLYSVLNERGTSAQRVTFIIDENGKIVDILKNLKKAEEHADKSLEIIKKQNST; encoded by the coding sequence ATGAACGTAGGAGAAGAAGCACCAGATTTCGAGGCTGAATCCACTCTCGGAAAAATTAAGTTATCAGATTTTAGAGGGAAAAAAGTAATATTATACTTCTACCCAAAATCCTTTACCAGTGGTTGTACAAGGGAACTACAAAGATTTACTGAGCTCTATGACGAATTCAAAAAATTGAATGCTGAGGTAATAGGTGTTAGTGTAGATAAAATTGATACCCAGAAAAAATTCGCAGAGAAATATGGAGCTAAATTCCCAATAGTTGCCGATGACCAGAAAACAATATCGAAACTTTATAGTGTATTAAACGAAAGGGGGACTAGTGCCCAAAGAGTGACTTTCATAATAGACGAAAATGGCAAAATAGTAGATATCTTGAAAAATCTGAAGAAGGCAGAGGAACACGCTGACAAATCATTAGAGATAATAAAGAAACAAAATTCAACTTAA
- a CDS encoding rubrerythrin produces the protein MALGKETEMGLKELFKANAEDFMSLMLVAEKLEQLGKKEEAKALREKALVELGHAKAIFETLLKNQELRGIVGEMAKEEQEQHISEYNKVAMTAKQEGHEDIEKMLCSFADQEAKIAETIAKVSKVLNEMAKEEDMQHISEYNKVAMTAKQEGHEDIEKMLCAFAEQEAKISETIKSVAKAL, from the coding sequence ATGGCTCTCGGAAAAGAAACCGAAATGGGTCTAAAGGAGTTATTTAAAGCAAATGCAGAAGATTTTATGTCATTAATGCTAGTAGCTGAGAAATTAGAGCAACTAGGAAAGAAAGAAGAAGCTAAGGCATTAAGAGAGAAGGCATTAGTAGAATTAGGGCACGCTAAGGCAATCTTCGAGACCTTATTAAAGAACCAAGAATTAAGAGGAATAGTAGGGGAGATGGCTAAAGAAGAGCAAGAACAACATATAAGTGAGTATAATAAGGTTGCAATGACAGCAAAACAAGAAGGACATGAAGACATTGAAAAAATGCTATGCAGTTTTGCGGATCAAGAGGCTAAGATTGCAGAAACGATAGCAAAGGTTTCTAAAGTCTTAAATGAAATGGCTAAGGAAGAGGACATGCAACATATAAGTGAGTATAATAAGGTTGCAATGACAGCAAAACAAGAAGGACATGAAGACATTGAAAAAATGCTATGCGCATTCGCCGAACAAGAAGCAAAAATCTCAGAAACAATTAAATCTGTCGCCAAAGCCTTGTAA
- a CDS encoding NAD(P)H-hydrate dehydratase, whose protein sequence is MISVKEMRALEINSSALGVSTLLLMENAGRSVKDEIVKRFNVKDKVAYVYVGHGGKGGDGLVAARHLADEGAKVTVILLGENKHEDAILNLNVIEEMDYSITLVKIKDMDELKPISADILIDAMLGTGFSGKPREPFRSAIKAFNNSKGFKVSIDVPSGINADTGEAYEDDYVKPDLVVTFHDIKPGLLKYNFNTVVTKIGIPVEAKIYVGPGDLIVNVRSRPYYSKKGDSGRVLVIGGSYTFSGAPTLAAMGALRAGADLVYVASPEDTARIIAGYSPDLITIKLRGKNISPDNFEELKSWIDRADVVVIGPGMGLAEETIEASKLIVNYLKEKNKLAVIDADALKAISGFDLYENAVITPHAGEFKIFFGEEPNKNIRDRISQVISYAKKCKCTVLLKGYVDIISDGKRFKLNKTGNPGMTVGGSGDTLTGITATLMAQKIEPFIAAYLGVFINSLAGTLAYNRLGAHLTPTDIINEIPNVINNPLDSFKRKLYKRVLS, encoded by the coding sequence ATGATTTCGGTAAAAGAAATGAGGGCTTTGGAAATAAATAGTTCTGCTTTAGGCGTGTCTACATTATTACTCATGGAGAATGCAGGTAGATCCGTTAAAGACGAAATAGTAAAGAGATTTAACGTAAAGGATAAGGTAGCATATGTTTATGTAGGACATGGTGGAAAAGGTGGTGACGGGTTAGTTGCAGCGAGACATTTAGCCGATGAAGGTGCTAAGGTAACCGTAATTTTATTGGGAGAAAATAAACACGAGGATGCAATCCTTAATCTTAATGTCATAGAAGAGATGGACTATTCAATAACGTTAGTTAAGATAAAGGATATGGATGAACTAAAGCCAATCTCTGCTGATATTTTAATCGATGCCATGTTAGGTACGGGATTCTCTGGAAAGCCAAGAGAACCGTTTAGAAGTGCGATAAAAGCGTTCAATAATAGTAAAGGGTTCAAGGTTTCTATAGATGTTCCCTCTGGGATAAATGCTGATACTGGTGAAGCATATGAAGACGATTATGTTAAACCGGATCTGGTTGTCACGTTTCACGATATCAAACCTGGCTTATTAAAGTATAATTTCAATACTGTGGTTACGAAAATAGGTATTCCAGTAGAAGCCAAAATATATGTTGGGCCAGGGGATTTGATAGTTAACGTGCGTAGTAGACCTTATTACTCTAAGAAGGGTGATAGTGGAAGAGTACTAGTAATTGGAGGAAGTTACACTTTTAGTGGTGCACCAACTCTAGCCGCTATGGGTGCTTTGAGAGCTGGAGCTGACCTAGTTTATGTAGCATCACCAGAGGATACGGCTAGAATTATAGCGGGATACTCTCCAGACTTAATTACAATAAAATTAAGGGGAAAGAACATTTCTCCAGACAATTTTGAAGAATTGAAATCGTGGATAGATAGAGCAGATGTGGTGGTTATAGGTCCGGGAATGGGTCTAGCTGAGGAGACTATTGAGGCTTCTAAACTAATTGTGAATTATCTTAAAGAGAAGAATAAGCTAGCTGTTATTGATGCTGATGCACTTAAGGCAATAAGTGGGTTCGATTTGTATGAAAATGCTGTAATAACACCCCATGCAGGTGAATTCAAGATATTCTTTGGAGAAGAACCGAATAAGAACATAAGAGATAGAATAAGCCAAGTAATTAGTTATGCTAAGAAATGTAAATGTACAGTTCTACTTAAGGGGTATGTTGATATAATAAGTGATGGTAAAAGGTTTAAATTAAATAAAACTGGTAACCCAGGCATGACTGTGGGTGGGAGTGGGGATACGTTGACTGGTATAACAGCAACATTAATGGCTCAAAAAATCGAACCATTTATAGCCGCATATTTAGGGGTTTTCATAAATAGCCTAGCTGGAACTTTAGCATATAATAGGCTCGGAGCTCATTTGACACCTACTGACATAATAAATGAAATTCCAAATGTGATAAATAATCCCTTGGATTCTTTCAAAAGAAAATTGTATAAAAGAGTTTTAAGTTGA
- the meaB gene encoding methylmalonyl Co-A mutase-associated GTPase MeaB, with translation MLNNNLPKLIEEALNGNELAIARLLTKIEYMTDEGISALGALSKRSGNAHVIGITGIPGAGKSTLIGGLIQEYVSRGHRVGVIVIDPSSPYTMGSFMGNRLRFQDKTMLKNVFVRSIGSRGYLGGISAEALMLTEALDGLGYDKIIIETVGAGQTDTEVEQSVHTILVVTIPGAGDDIQALKAGIMEIGDIYVLNKADRPDAELAFNTLKFAIDSSEISYRDGWKPLIVKAVAIKNEGISELVNKIEDHLNYLKQKELFKKRIIDRRAKIVELIARRKIDEIISEIVKKNYNTIINEDITEAIPKVIHNVKELLR, from the coding sequence ATGTTGAATAACAATTTACCAAAATTAATAGAAGAAGCCTTAAATGGAAATGAGTTAGCAATAGCCAGATTATTAACAAAGATTGAGTATATGACCGATGAAGGAATAAGCGCATTAGGAGCTCTCTCGAAGAGATCAGGGAATGCACATGTGATTGGCATAACTGGAATCCCTGGGGCAGGGAAGAGCACCCTAATAGGAGGACTGATCCAGGAGTACGTATCTAGAGGACATCGAGTCGGAGTGATAGTAATAGATCCATCTAGCCCATACACTATGGGTTCCTTTATGGGAAATAGGTTAAGGTTTCAAGATAAGACAATGCTCAAGAACGTTTTCGTAAGAAGTATAGGATCTAGAGGATATCTTGGTGGGATTTCAGCAGAGGCACTAATGCTTACTGAAGCTCTAGATGGATTAGGATATGATAAAATAATAATAGAGACCGTTGGAGCTGGACAAACAGATACGGAAGTAGAGCAGAGTGTCCACACAATTCTAGTAGTAACAATACCTGGTGCGGGAGATGATATACAAGCGTTAAAGGCTGGAATAATGGAAATTGGTGATATATACGTTTTAAATAAGGCTGATAGACCAGATGCTGAATTGGCATTTAATACACTAAAATTCGCCATAGATAGCTCCGAGATTTCCTACAGAGATGGATGGAAACCACTTATCGTTAAGGCTGTAGCAATAAAAAATGAGGGAATTAGTGAATTAGTGAACAAAATAGAGGATCATCTTAATTATTTGAAACAAAAAGAGTTATTTAAAAAGAGAATAATAGACAGAAGAGCTAAAATAGTTGAGTTAATAGCGAGAAGAAAAATAGATGAAATAATAAGTGAAATAGTTAAAAAGAACTACAACACAATTATAAATGAAGATATTACAGAAGCTATCCCAAAAGTCATACATAATGTAAAAGAATTACTTAGGTAA
- a CDS encoding alpha/beta fold hydrolase: MQQLIDKFLEVKGRKIHYIESGDGSPVLLFHGARFNARTWVETNTVDSISSIGYKAISVDFPGFGSSEKIEGISLSEFINLFMNSLGINKAILLGASMGGKAVLEFSLKYTESVSGLVLVGAVGVEGFEVQLSKLNKIPLLLIWGSRDTISPKRNYELILDKVKNVKLEIVGKNHACYLDDPNTFNEKIVNFLKGMK; the protein is encoded by the coding sequence ATGCAACAGTTAATAGATAAGTTCTTAGAGGTAAAAGGACGTAAAATACATTACATTGAGAGTGGAGACGGTTCTCCAGTTCTTTTATTTCACGGTGCGAGGTTCAACGCAAGAACGTGGGTAGAGACTAATACAGTTGACTCAATTTCGAGTATAGGGTACAAGGCAATTTCGGTGGACTTTCCGGGATTTGGATCTTCTGAAAAGATTGAAGGCATTAGTCTCTCAGAGTTCATAAATCTCTTCATGAATTCTCTAGGTATCAATAAGGCAATATTGCTGGGTGCCTCGATGGGTGGGAAGGCAGTATTAGAATTTAGTCTTAAATATACTGAATCTGTTTCTGGGCTAGTACTAGTAGGTGCTGTGGGTGTAGAGGGGTTTGAGGTCCAATTATCAAAACTAAATAAGATTCCCTTACTATTAATTTGGGGTTCTCGTGATACTATTTCTCCTAAAAGAAATTATGAGTTAATATTAGATAAAGTCAAAAATGTGAAACTAGAAATTGTAGGTAAAAATCACGCTTGTTATTTAGATGATCCAAACACGTTTAATGAAAAAATTGTTAATTTTCTCAAGGGGATGAAATGA
- a CDS encoding NAD(P)/FAD-dependent oxidoreductase: protein MKLICMTKVLVLGARFGGLSAAYTLKRLAGNKAEIKVINNTRFSYFRPALPHVATGVIDEDDVKVDLTKALPEKRMNFQQGTVEKIDASGGLVYYTKPDGNKAEEDYDYLIIALGAHLGTELVKGWDKYGYSVCELDYALKLREKLKDFKGGTIAIGSGLFYQGKSPKPKVPENYVPVADAACEGPIFEMSLMLSGYFKKKGMLNKVKFVVFSPGEYLSDLSTMSRKIVREMYKQMGIELVDNFRIKEIRENEIVDEAGKTIEADLTILIPPYTGNPALKNSTPDLIDDGGFVPTDLNMVSIKYDNVYAVGDANSLTVPKLGYLAVKTGNVAAQHLATRLGVQVKVDQYYPTIICVADNPFEGFGVAVKDDTWYGGTTSIAAPSPINHMKKELFHKYFIWTKGDMALEKFLASW from the coding sequence ATGAAATTGATATGTATGACAAAGGTACTTGTTTTAGGAGCTAGGTTCGGTGGCTTAAGTGCTGCATATACTCTAAAAAGATTAGCCGGAAACAAAGCCGAAATCAAAGTAATTAACAATACAAGATTTTCTTACTTTAGACCAGCACTACCTCATGTAGCTACTGGAGTTATTGACGAGGATGACGTAAAGGTAGATCTAACTAAAGCACTACCCGAAAAAAGAATGAACTTTCAGCAAGGTACAGTAGAGAAAATAGATGCTAGCGGTGGTCTTGTATATTACACTAAACCAGATGGGAACAAGGCAGAAGAAGACTATGACTATCTAATTATAGCTCTGGGAGCACATCTAGGTACCGAACTCGTTAAGGGATGGGATAAGTATGGTTATAGCGTTTGTGAACTGGATTATGCTCTGAAATTGAGAGAAAAATTAAAGGATTTTAAAGGTGGAACAATTGCAATAGGATCTGGGTTATTTTATCAGGGCAAGAGTCCAAAGCCTAAAGTCCCAGAGAATTATGTACCAGTTGCAGATGCAGCTTGTGAAGGACCAATATTCGAAATGTCATTAATGTTATCAGGATACTTTAAGAAGAAAGGAATGCTAAATAAGGTAAAGTTTGTCGTATTCTCACCCGGTGAATATTTGTCAGATCTATCTACAATGTCAAGAAAGATAGTTAGAGAAATGTATAAGCAAATGGGGATTGAACTAGTTGACAACTTTAGGATAAAAGAAATTAGAGAGAATGAGATAGTAGATGAGGCCGGAAAGACAATTGAAGCTGACCTAACCATATTAATTCCACCGTATACTGGGAATCCAGCCTTAAAGAACTCTACACCAGACTTAATTGATGATGGTGGATTTGTTCCAACAGATCTCAATATGGTCTCAATAAAGTACGATAACGTTTACGCAGTAGGTGATGCAAATTCCCTTACAGTACCTAAATTAGGTTATTTAGCAGTAAAGACTGGAAATGTTGCAGCACAACATTTAGCTACGAGATTAGGAGTACAAGTAAAAGTTGATCAATATTATCCTACTATAATATGTGTTGCTGATAATCCCTTTGAAGGATTTGGAGTAGCTGTAAAAGATGATACATGGTATGGAGGAACTACTTCAATAGCTGCTCCTTCACCGATAAATCATATGAAGAAGGAATTATTCCATAAGTATTTCATTTGGACTAAAGGAGATATGGCGTTAGAAAAGTTCCTAGCGAGCTGGTGA
- the herA gene encoding DNA double-strand break repair helicase HerA — protein MIIGYVIGQATTQEALILAERPVRLGTYVVLEYDNVKALGLITNVTRGSPMLDDNMNDIEIVQRLKQFNNSIPVYTKAKVKMLCDMNNHFLMPDIPPFAGTPAREAEDEELKSIYSQDGQIRIGSLIGKNVEVKLNINSFARHLAILAATGSGKSNTVAVLSQRISELGGSVLIFDYHGEYYDSDIKNLNRIEPKLNPLYMTPREFSTLLEIRENAIIQYRILRRAFIKVTNEIREKLKEGQIPFSTLNSQFYELMRDELETQGNSDKKSSAKDEVLNKFEEFMDRYSNVIDLTSSDIIEKVKRGKVNVVSLTQLDEDSMDAVVSHYLRRILDSRKDFKRSKNSGLKFPIIAVIEEAHVFLSKNENTLTKYWASRIAREGRKFGVGLTIVSQRPKGLDENILSQMTNKIILKIIEPTDKKYILESSDNLSEDLAEQLSSLDVGEAIIIGKIVKLPAVVKIDMFEGKLLGSDPDMIGEWKRAEENERIAKGFADFGTEIGD, from the coding sequence ATGATAATTGGTTATGTAATTGGTCAAGCTACAACACAAGAGGCTTTGATACTAGCTGAAAGGCCAGTTAGATTAGGCACTTATGTTGTTCTAGAATATGATAACGTTAAGGCCCTTGGACTAATAACAAACGTGACTAGAGGTAGCCCTATGCTAGATGATAATATGAATGATATAGAAATCGTTCAAAGATTAAAACAATTCAACAATAGTATACCCGTTTATACAAAGGCTAAAGTAAAAATGTTATGTGATATGAATAATCACTTTTTAATGCCCGATATACCCCCGTTCGCTGGAACCCCAGCTAGAGAGGCTGAAGATGAGGAGTTAAAAAGTATTTATTCGCAAGATGGCCAAATTAGAATAGGAAGCTTAATAGGTAAAAATGTGGAGGTTAAATTAAATATAAATTCCTTTGCAAGGCATTTAGCTATTTTAGCAGCTACTGGTTCTGGGAAGTCAAATACAGTAGCAGTTCTTTCTCAAAGAATTTCTGAACTTGGTGGATCTGTTCTTATATTCGATTATCATGGAGAGTACTATGATAGCGATATAAAGAATCTAAATCGTATTGAACCTAAACTTAACCCTCTTTATATGACCCCAAGGGAATTTTCTACGTTACTAGAAATAAGAGAGAATGCAATTATACAGTACAGAATTTTAAGAAGAGCTTTCATAAAGGTAACAAATGAGATAAGAGAAAAGCTAAAAGAAGGACAAATACCATTTTCTACTCTAAATAGCCAATTTTATGAACTAATGAGAGACGAATTGGAAACTCAAGGAAATAGTGATAAAAAGAGTAGTGCAAAGGATGAGGTACTGAATAAGTTTGAAGAATTCATGGATAGGTATTCAAACGTCATTGATCTTACATCTTCAGATATAATTGAGAAAGTAAAGAGAGGTAAGGTAAACGTTGTAAGCCTAACACAATTAGATGAAGACTCAATGGATGCAGTAGTCTCACATTATTTAAGAAGAATCCTTGATTCTAGGAAAGATTTTAAAAGAAGCAAAAATAGTGGCCTTAAATTCCCAATAATAGCCGTAATAGAAGAAGCTCACGTTTTCTTGTCTAAAAACGAGAATACATTAACCAAGTACTGGGCGTCCAGGATAGCAAGAGAGGGCAGAAAATTCGGAGTTGGATTAACAATAGTAAGTCAAAGGCCTAAAGGCCTAGATGAAAATATATTAAGTCAAATGACAAACAAGATCATTTTAAAGATAATTGAACCGACTGATAAAAAATACATCTTAGAGTCAAGTGATAATCTAAGCGAAGATTTAGCTGAACAACTGTCCTCCTTGGACGTTGGTGAGGCTATAATTATAGGTAAAATAGTAAAATTACCTGCAGTTGTGAAGATAGATATGTTTGAAGGAAAATTGCTTGGATCAGATCCCGACATGATAGGGGAATGGAAGAGAGCAGAAGAAAATGAAAGAATAGCTAAAGGCTTTGCCGACTTTGGAACGGAAATTGGTGATTGA